A genomic window from Glycine soja cultivar W05 chromosome 10, ASM419377v2, whole genome shotgun sequence includes:
- the LOC114370261 gene encoding uncharacterized protein LOC114370261 has product MVHLRLVAMGKIMEGDSIIHTVAYADDVVRVSVETVIDPEAEVPYATSEIQYVKQAVNTFVAWPTHLVKAVLDEHPQRIPHNEDAHVPKPANVNADDPLRELMKYSFDLYDKPLQISFDGSFLGIVDASTSIFITYSDVIEIIAGDKSLNISVIQLWLMYIHEWSQIFSQGFMYAFLEPQSLVCSKDRRSECEQYLERWLKESDREVYIGPYFHQEHWQLIILCPRQHVVVWFCSLRRKPDMHIKATINSVMTKLKKTLSPETKAVAPKWIEVKVSQLCTMC; this is encoded by the exons ATGGTTCATTTAAGGTTGGTGGCCATGGGGAAAATAATGGAGGGGGATTCAATCATACACACAGTGGCATATGCAGATGATGTTGTCAGGGTAAGTGTAGAAACAGTTATTGATCCTGAGGCTGAGGTCCCCTATGCCACCTCAGAAATACAATATGTGAAGCAGGCCGTCAATACATTTGTAGCTTGGCCCACACACCTTGTGAAAGCTGTATTAGATGAG CATCCACAACGTATTCCACACAACGAGGATGCACATGTGCCGAAGCCGGCTAATGTGAACGCAGATGATCCGTTGCGTGAATTGATGAAGTACAGTTTCGATCTTTACGACAAGCCACTTCAAATCAGCTTTGATGGGAGCTTTCTTGGAATTGTAGATGCATCTACATCGatattcatcacatattcagaTGTTATTGAAATAATAGCAGGAGACAAAAGTCTGAACATATCTGTCATACAATTATGGTTAAT GTATATTCATGAGTGGAGTCAGATATTCAGTCAAGGTTTCATGTATGCATTCCTTGAGCCACAGTCGTTGGTTTGTTCAAAGGATAGACGCAGCGAATGCGAACAATATCTTGAAAGATGGCTTAAGGAATCTGACCGAGAGGTGTACATTGGACCTTACTTCCATCA GGAACATTGGCAACTCATAATTTTGTGTCCTAGGCAACATGTTGTTGTTTGGTTCTGTTCTTTGCGTAGGAAACCTGATATGCATATCAAAGCTACAATTAATAG TGTAATGACAAAATTGAAGAAGACCTTGTCTCCTGAAACTAAGGCAGTTGCACCAAAGTGGATTGAAGTAAAGGTAAGTCAGCTATGTACCATGTGTTAG